The nucleotide window AGAAAAAAGAAGAAGACGCCAGGAAGAAGCAACTGGCCGACAAGAAGGCCGCGGAAAAGAAAGAATCCGACCGCATCGCCAAGCTGCGCGCCGAGGAAATGCGGCGCATCACGGGCGCGGCGGGCGGCAGTTCGGGCACGGCCGAGAAATCGACCGCGCCGCGCCTGGACAGTGGCTACGTGGCCGCGATCACGGCCAAGATCAAGAGCAACATCAGCTACGCGGGCAGCCAGGACGTTCCCGGCAATCCGCGCGCCGAGTTCAAGATCACGCAATTGCCGACTGGGGAAATCGTTTCGGTCCGAAAGATCAAGAGCAGCGGAATTCCCGCCTACGATGCCGCCGTGGAGAACGCGATTTCCAAATCGTCGCCTCTGCCGAAAAAGAAAGACGGCACGGTCGAGCGGGATATCAACGCGACGTTTAATTTGAAAGACTTGCCTTGACATGAAAAAACTACCTACCTTGTTCCTCACCGCTGGCATGCTGGCCAGCCTGGGCGCCCAGGCGCAGCTGCGCGTGGAAATCTCCGGCGTCGGCAGCAACCAGATCCCCGTGGCCGTGGCCGCCTTCGTCGACGAAGGCCAGTCGCCGACGCAGATTTCCAAGGTCATCAAGACCGACCTGGAACGCAGCGGCGCCTTCAAGGTGATCGATGCCGGCACGATTACCGACGTGAACAGCGTCGACGCCTCGTCGTACAAGGCGCGCGGCGCCGATGCGCTGGTGGTGGGCACCGTGCAGAAACAGCCGAACGGCACGTACGACGTGCGCTACAAGTTGATGTCGACCATCCAGAACACGAAGATCTCGCAACTGGACCAGCAGGCGCCGGCGCAATTCACCCGCCTGTCGGCGCACAAGATCGCCGACGACGTCTACGAGAAACTGACCGGCGTGCGCGGCATCTTCGCCACCCGCATCGCCTACGTGACCCAGCAGGGCCGCTCGTACCGCCTGGAAGTGGCCGACGCGGATGGCGAGAACGTGCAGCTGGCCCTGTCGTCGAACGAGCCCATCATTTCGCCGTCGTGGTCGCCCGACGGCACCAGGGTGGCCTATGTGTCGTTCGAACAAAAGAAGCCCGTCATCTACGTGCAAAACCTGATCACGCGCCAGCGCACCGTGATCGCCAACGAACGCGGCAGCAATTCGGCCCCTTCCTGGTCGCCCGATGGCAGCCGCATCGCCCTGGCCTTGTCGAAGACCGGCAACACGCAGGTATACATCGCCAACAGCAGCGGTGGCGGCATCCGCCGCATTTCCAACAGCAGCGGCATCGATACCGAACCGCAGTTCTCCGCCGATGGCCAGCAGATCTACTTCACCAGCGACCGCAGCGGCGGCCCGCAGATCTACCGGATGAGCGTGAACGGCGGCGAAGCGCAGCGCGTGACCTTCAACGGCAGCTACAACATCAGCCCGCGCATTTC belongs to Pseudoduganella albidiflava and includes:
- the tolB gene encoding Tol-Pal system beta propeller repeat protein TolB; its protein translation is MKKLPTLFLTAGMLASLGAQAQLRVEISGVGSNQIPVAVAAFVDEGQSPTQISKVIKTDLERSGAFKVIDAGTITDVNSVDASSYKARGADALVVGTVQKQPNGTYDVRYKLMSTIQNTKISQLDQQAPAQFTRLSAHKIADDVYEKLTGVRGIFATRIAYVTQQGRSYRLEVADADGENVQLALSSNEPIISPSWSPDGTRVAYVSFEQKKPVIYVQNLITRQRTVIANERGSNSAPSWSPDGSRIALALSKTGNTQVYIANSSGGGIRRISNSSGIDTEPQFSADGQQIYFTSDRSGGPQIYRMSVNGGEAQRVTFNGSYNISPRISSDGKTLAYISRRNGNFQLYVLDLASGQEQRLSDNTNDQAPSFAPNGKYILYSTESGGRKALAVVSVDGRVKQRLTIQAGAIKEPTWGPFMK